A part of Paenarthrobacter sp. A20 genomic DNA contains:
- a CDS encoding aldose 1-epimerase family protein — protein sequence MTLTQATTAGTAAPTGRQFRISAESETDGRVVAAVITEVGGTIRSLTVDGEPLIEEFPEFGLPKHCEGEILIPWPNRVRDGRWTHDGKDLQLAISEPGRGNAIHGLVRLRPHTMVSRSASELTLHVRIYPSDGYPFAVDVETTYSVSPEGLAVTHALTNKSAKPAPVAIGSHPYMRVGATPMQDVSLTINAASYVVVDERLNPVGTSPVSGTPMDLSAGPKVGWLHLDTAFLDLTPAPDGMYRHLLEAPNGDAVEVWGDANYQYAQVYTTTSYPAGGHRTAVAVEPMTALPNAFNSGAGLRWLEPGEEWISTWGISHRLGPAQGNHHRGEN from the coding sequence ATGACGCTGACTCAAGCAACAACGGCAGGAACTGCTGCTCCGACCGGCCGTCAGTTTCGGATTTCTGCGGAATCGGAGACAGATGGCCGCGTGGTTGCGGCGGTGATCACGGAGGTCGGCGGCACCATCCGCAGCCTCACCGTGGACGGCGAGCCCCTGATCGAGGAGTTCCCCGAGTTCGGTCTCCCCAAACACTGCGAGGGCGAGATCCTCATTCCTTGGCCCAACAGGGTCCGGGATGGGCGATGGACGCATGACGGGAAAGACCTCCAACTGGCCATCAGCGAACCCGGGCGTGGCAACGCCATTCACGGCCTGGTCAGGTTACGTCCTCACACGATGGTTAGCCGGTCCGCCAGCGAGCTGACCCTTCACGTTCGGATCTACCCGAGCGACGGTTACCCGTTCGCTGTGGACGTGGAGACCACGTATTCGGTATCTCCGGAGGGGCTGGCGGTCACTCACGCTTTGACCAACAAGTCAGCCAAGCCCGCCCCTGTGGCCATTGGATCCCATCCGTACATGCGGGTGGGTGCCACGCCCATGCAGGACGTTTCCTTGACCATCAACGCTGCCTCGTATGTGGTGGTGGATGAGCGTCTGAATCCCGTGGGTACGTCCCCTGTCTCCGGGACGCCCATGGATCTGTCCGCAGGGCCCAAGGTGGGCTGGCTGCACCTGGACACAGCATTCCTGGATCTCACTCCGGCGCCGGACGGAATGTACCGGCACCTCCTGGAGGCGCCCAACGGTGACGCCGTGGAGGTCTGGGGCGATGCCAACTACCAGTACGCGCAGGTGTACACCACCACGAGCTATCCAGCGGGAGGCCACCGGACCGCGGTAGCGGTGGAACCCATGACGGCGCTCCCCAACGCCTTCAACTCCGGAGCCGGCCTGCGCTGGCTTGAACCGGGGGAGGAATGGATCTCGACCTGGGGGATTTCACACCGGCTCGGCCCCGCACAGGGCAACCACCATAGAGGAGAGAACTGA